The Gymnogyps californianus isolate 813 chromosome Z, ASM1813914v2, whole genome shotgun sequence genome has a window encoding:
- the ALDH7A1 gene encoding alpha-aminoadipic semialdehyde dehydrogenase isoform X1, whose protein sequence is MSTLLVSQPRYAWLRELGLQEENPGVYNGRWGGGGQVVTTYCPANNEPIASVRQASLEDYEETVKKAKEAWKVWADIPAPKRGEIVRQIGDALRQKIKVLGSLVSLEMGKIFVEGVGEVQEYVDVCDYAVGLSRMIGGPILPSERPGHALIEQWNPVGLVGIITAFNFPVAVYGWNSAIAMICGNACLWKGAPTTSLISVAVTKIIAKVLEDNKVPGAICSLVCGGADIGTAMARDERMDLLSFTGSTKVGKQVALMVQERFGRSLLELGGNNAIIVFEDADLNLVIPSALFAAVGTAGQRCTTARRLFLHESIHDEVVAKLAKAYAQVRIGDPWDSDTLYGPLHTKEAVKMFLDAVEQAKQQGGSVVYGGKVINRPGNYVEPTIVTGLPHNAPIVHTETFAPILYVLKFKEEEEVFAWNNEVKQGLSSSIFTKDLGRIFRWLGPKGSDCGIVNVNIPTSGAEIGGAFGGEKHTGGGRESGSDSWKLYMRRSTCTINYSKDLPLAQGIKFQ, encoded by the exons ATGTCTACCCTGCTGGTCAGCCAGCCGCGCTACGCCTGGCTGCGGGAGCTGGGCCTGCAGGAGGAGAACCCGGGCGTGTACAACGGGCgctggggcggcggcggccag GTAGTGACGACGTACTGCCCCGCCAACAACGAGCCCATAGCCAGCGTCCGGCAG GCTAGTTTGGAGGATTATGAAGAAACCGTAAAGAAGGCTAAAGAGGCATGGAAGGTCTGGGCTGAT ATCCCTGCACCTAAGCGTGGAGAAATAGTGCGACAGATTGGTGATGCCCTGAGACAAAAAATCAAAGTTCTAGGAAGCTTG gtCTCTTTGGAAATGGGAAAGATTTTTGTTGAGGGTGTTGGGGAGGTGCAGGAGTATGTTGATGTCTGCGACTATGCCGTTGGTTTGTCCCGAATGATTGGTGGACCTATTTTGCCTTCAGAAA GACCTGGCCATGCCCTTATAGAGCAGTGGAATCCTGTTGGGTTAGTAGGAATCATCACGGCCTTTAACTTCCCCGTAGCGGTTTATGGGTGGAACAGTGCAATTGCGATGATCTGTGGAAACGCTTGCCTCTG gaaggGTGCTCCTACAACATCCCTCATCAGTGTTGCTGTTACAAA GATAATTGCCAAAGTCTTGGAAGATAACAAAGTGCCTGGCGCAATCTGTTCTCTGGTTTGTGGTGGAGCAGACATTGG GACAGCAATGGCGAGAGATGAGAGAATGGACCTGTTGTCCTTCACTGGCAGCACGAAAGTGGGCAAGCAAGTAGCGCTTATGGTTCAGGAGAGATTTG GTCGAAGCCTGCTGGAACTGGGAGGAAACAATGCAATTATTG tATTTGAAGATGCAGATCTGAACCTAGTCATCCCATCTGCTCTATTTGCCGCTGTGGGAACAGCGGGTCAGAGGTGCACAACTGCTAGAAGGCTG TTCCTCCATGAAAGCATCCATGACGAGGTGGTGGCAAAGCTTGCTAAGGCCTATGCCCAGGTCCGCATTGGTGATCCGTGGGATT CTGACACTCTGTATGGGCCTCTTCATACCAAAGAAGCAGTGAAAATGTTCCTTGATGCAGTAgaacaagcaaaacaacaggGTGGCTCTGTGGTCTATGGTGGAAAG GTTATAAATCGCCCTGGAAACTATGTTGAACCAACCATTGTGACTGGCCTTCCTCATAATGCACCCATTGTCCATACTGAGACATTTGCCCCCATACTGTATGTGCTGAAATTTAAG gaggaagaggaggtttTTGCCTGGAATAATGAAGTAAAACAAGGTCTCTCCAGCAGTATCTTTACCAAGGATTTGGGAAGGATTTTCCGCTGGCTTGg GCCAAAGGGATCTGACTGTGGCATTGTGAATGTCAACATCCCAACCAGTGGGGCTGAGATTGGAGGTGCTTTTG GTGGTGAAAAGCACACTGGTGGGGGAAGAGAATCTGGAAGTGATTCATGGAAACTTTATATGAGACGGTCTACTTG tACAATCAACTACAGCAAGGATTTACCTTTGGCTCAAGGAATCAAGTTTCAGTAA
- the ALDH7A1 gene encoding alpha-aminoadipic semialdehyde dehydrogenase isoform X2 → MSTLLVSQPRYAWLRELGLQEENPGVYNGRWGGGGQVVTTYCPANNEPIASVRQASLEDYEETVKKAKEAWKVWADIPAPKRGEIVRQIGDALRQKIKVLGSLVSLEMGKIFVEGVGEVQEYVDVCDYAVGLSRMIGGPILPSERPGHALIEQWNPVGLVGIITAFNFPVAVYGWNSAIAMICGNACLWKGAPTTSLISVAVTKIIAKVLEDNKVPGAICSLVCGGADIGTAMARDERMDLLSFTGSTKVGKQVALMVQERFGRSLLELGGNNAIIVFEDADLNLVIPSALFAAVGTAGQRCTTARRLVINRPGNYVEPTIVTGLPHNAPIVHTETFAPILYVLKFKEEEEVFAWNNEVKQGLSSSIFTKDLGRIFRWLGPKGSDCGIVNVNIPTSGAEIGGAFGGEKHTGGGRESGSDSWKLYMRRSTCTINYSKDLPLAQGIKFQ, encoded by the exons ATGTCTACCCTGCTGGTCAGCCAGCCGCGCTACGCCTGGCTGCGGGAGCTGGGCCTGCAGGAGGAGAACCCGGGCGTGTACAACGGGCgctggggcggcggcggccag GTAGTGACGACGTACTGCCCCGCCAACAACGAGCCCATAGCCAGCGTCCGGCAG GCTAGTTTGGAGGATTATGAAGAAACCGTAAAGAAGGCTAAAGAGGCATGGAAGGTCTGGGCTGAT ATCCCTGCACCTAAGCGTGGAGAAATAGTGCGACAGATTGGTGATGCCCTGAGACAAAAAATCAAAGTTCTAGGAAGCTTG gtCTCTTTGGAAATGGGAAAGATTTTTGTTGAGGGTGTTGGGGAGGTGCAGGAGTATGTTGATGTCTGCGACTATGCCGTTGGTTTGTCCCGAATGATTGGTGGACCTATTTTGCCTTCAGAAA GACCTGGCCATGCCCTTATAGAGCAGTGGAATCCTGTTGGGTTAGTAGGAATCATCACGGCCTTTAACTTCCCCGTAGCGGTTTATGGGTGGAACAGTGCAATTGCGATGATCTGTGGAAACGCTTGCCTCTG gaaggGTGCTCCTACAACATCCCTCATCAGTGTTGCTGTTACAAA GATAATTGCCAAAGTCTTGGAAGATAACAAAGTGCCTGGCGCAATCTGTTCTCTGGTTTGTGGTGGAGCAGACATTGG GACAGCAATGGCGAGAGATGAGAGAATGGACCTGTTGTCCTTCACTGGCAGCACGAAAGTGGGCAAGCAAGTAGCGCTTATGGTTCAGGAGAGATTTG GTCGAAGCCTGCTGGAACTGGGAGGAAACAATGCAATTATTG tATTTGAAGATGCAGATCTGAACCTAGTCATCCCATCTGCTCTATTTGCCGCTGTGGGAACAGCGGGTCAGAGGTGCACAACTGCTAGAAGGCTG GTTATAAATCGCCCTGGAAACTATGTTGAACCAACCATTGTGACTGGCCTTCCTCATAATGCACCCATTGTCCATACTGAGACATTTGCCCCCATACTGTATGTGCTGAAATTTAAG gaggaagaggaggtttTTGCCTGGAATAATGAAGTAAAACAAGGTCTCTCCAGCAGTATCTTTACCAAGGATTTGGGAAGGATTTTCCGCTGGCTTGg GCCAAAGGGATCTGACTGTGGCATTGTGAATGTCAACATCCCAACCAGTGGGGCTGAGATTGGAGGTGCTTTTG GTGGTGAAAAGCACACTGGTGGGGGAAGAGAATCTGGAAGTGATTCATGGAAACTTTATATGAGACGGTCTACTTG tACAATCAACTACAGCAAGGATTTACCTTTGGCTCAAGGAATCAAGTTTCAGTAA